A single Salmo trutta chromosome 14, fSalTru1.1, whole genome shotgun sequence DNA region contains:
- the LOC115208569 gene encoding U2 small nuclear ribonucleoprotein B'', translating to MDIRPNHTIYINNVNDKIKKDELKRSLYALFSQFGQVMDIVAMKTMKMRGQAFVVFKELASATNALRQLQGFPFYNKPMRIQYAKTDSEVISKIRGTFGDKDKKKDRKKKAQDQVANVAKKPALGSASTNSAPTTMQVPDNPPNYILFLNNLPEETNEMMLSMLFNQFPGFKEVRLVPGKHDISFVEFESEGQAGVAKDALQGFRITAQCAMKITYAKK from the exons ATGGATATTCGACCAAACCACACCATTTACATCAACAATGTAAATGATAAGATCAAGAAGGATG AACTGAAGCGGTCACTCTATGCCCTGTTCTCTCAGTTTGGGCAAGTCATGGACATTGTTGCCATGAAAACCATGAAGATGAGAGGGCAGGCGTTTGTGGTGTTCAAAGAGCTTGCATCAGCTACGAACGCACTGCGTCAACTTCAAGGATTTCCTTTCTACAATAAGCCCATG CGCATTCAGTATGCTAAGACAGACTCTGAGGTGATCTCCAAAATCAGAGGCACATTTGGGGACAAGGACAAGAAGAAGGATAGGAAGAAGAAGGCTCAAGATCAAGTGGCCAATGTGGCCAAGAAACCAGCACTG GGATCAGCCAGCACAAACAGCGCTCCAACAACCATGCAG GTTCCAGACAATCCACCCAACTACATTTTATTCCTTAATAACCTGCCAGAGGAAACGAATGAAATGATGCTCTCCATGCTGTTCAATCA ATTCCCTGGTTTCAAAGAGGTGCGACTCGTCCCTGGCAAACACGACATCTCCTTTGTAGAGTTTGAGAGCGAGGGCCAGGCAGGAGTGGCCAAAGATGCACTGCAGGGCTTCCGGATTACGGCCCAATGCGCCATGAAGATCACTTATGCCAAGAAGTAG